Proteins from a single region of Hypomesus transpacificus isolate Combined female chromosome 9, fHypTra1, whole genome shotgun sequence:
- the nelfcd gene encoding negative elongation factor C/D has translation MDEEYYGTVRDWDGPDSNLEDGYVEGENDGKVQEDCLQKFSSRDYIMEPAVFNTLKTYFQAGGSPEHVIQLLSENYSAVAQTVNLLAEWLIQMGVEPAQVQERVENHLKSLLIKHFDPQKADSIFTVEGETPAWLEQMIAHTTWRDLFYKLAEAHPDCLMLNFTVKLISDAGYQGEITSVSTACQQLEVFSRVLRTSLATLLDGGEDNLEKNLPEFAKMVCHGEHTYLFAQAMMSILSQEEQGGSAMRRIGQEVQKSAHQRGHDASQITLALGTAAAYPRACQALGAMLSKGALNPADITVLFKMFSSMDPPPVELIRVPAFLDLFMQSLFKPGSKINQDHKHKYIHILAYAASVVETWKKNKRVNINKDELKSTSKAIETVHNLCCNENKGATELVAELSTLYQCIRFPVVAMGVLKWVDWTVSEPRYFQLQTDHTPVHLALLDEISTCHQLLHPQVLQLLIKLFETEHSQLDVMEQLELKKTLLDRMIHLLSRGYVLPVVGYIRKCLEKLNTDISLIRYFVTEVLDVIAPPYTSDFVQLFLPILENDSIAGTIRTEGDHDPVAEFIAHCKSNFIMMN, from the exons ATGGATGAGGAATATTATGGGACGGTTAGAGATTGGGATGGACCTGACAGCAATTTG GAGGACGGCTATGTTGAGGGGGAGAACGATGGAAAAGTGCAAGAGGACTGTCTGCAGAAATTTTCCAGCAGAGATTACATCATGGAGCCAGCCGTTTTTAACACCCTCAAAAC GTATTTCCAAGCCGGTGGCTCACCCGAGCATGTGATTCAGCTCCTGTCAGAGAATTACTCTGCTGTGGCTCAGACTGTAAACCTTCTGGCAGAGTGGCTCATTCAGATGG GTGTAGAGCCAGCACAGGTGCAAGAGCGGGTTGAAAATCACTTGAAAAGTCTTCTTATTAAACACTTTGACCCTCAAAAAGCTGATTCCATCTTTAccgtggagggagag ACACCTGCTTGGCTAGAACAGATGATAGCCCACACTACCTGGAGAGATCTCTTTTACAAGCTAGCTGAGGCACATCCTGATTGTCTGATGCTGAATTTTACTGTCAAG ctaaTTTCAGACGCTGGGTACCAAGGGGAGATCACCAGTGTGTCAACAGCATGCCAGCAGTTGGAGGTGTTTTCCAGGGTCCTTAGGACTTCTTTGGCCACCCTActagatggaggagaggacaacCTGGAGAAGAACCTTCCAGAGTTTGCT AAGATGGTGTGTCATGGGGAGCACACATACTTGTTTGCCCAGGCCATGAtgtccatcctctcccaggaggagcagggggggtcaGCCATGCGCAGGATTGGCCAGGAGGTACAGAAGTCAGCACATCAaag GGGCCATGATGCTAGTCAGATTACTCTAGCATTGGGCACAGCAGCAGCCTACCCGCGAGCCTGCCAGGCCCTGGGAGCTATGTTGTCCAAGGGGGCACTCAATCCTGCTGATATCACTGTACTATTCAAAATGTTCAGCAGCATGGACCCTCCTCCTGTGGAACTG ATCAGAGTGCCTGCCTTCCTTGACCTATTCATGCAGTCACTGTTCAAGCCCGGCTCTAAGATCAACCAGGAtcataaacacaagtacattcACATTCTGGCTTATGCAGCTAGTGTGGTTGAGACGTGGAAGAAG AACAAGAGGGTAAATATAAACAAAGACGAGCTTAAATCCACTTCAAAGGCAATAGAGACTGTCCACAACCTCTGCTGCAATGAAAACAAAGGAGCAACAGAACTTGTAGCTGAACTCAGCACTCTGTATCAGTGCATCAG GTTTCCAGTGGTTGCCATGGGGGTGTTGAAATGGGTGGACTGGACAGTCTCTGAACCTCGGTACTTTCAGCTCCAGACAGACCACACACCAGTTCATTTAGCGCTGCTGGATGAG ATTAGCACGTGTCACCAGCTCCTGCACCCTCAGGTTCTCCAGTTGCTGATAAAGCTATTTGAGACAGAACACTCCCAGCTAGATGTcatggagcag CTGGAGTTGAAGAAGACCCTATTAGACCGCATGATTCACCTGTTGAGTCGAGGCTATGTGCTACCTGTAGTTGGCTACATCCGCAAGTGCCTGGAAAAGCTCAACACAGACATCTCACTCATCCGTTACTTTGTAACTGAG GTGTTGGATGTGATTGCTCCCCCATACACATCAGACTTTGTACAGCTTTTCCTACCCATCCTGGAGAACGATAGCATAGCTGGCACTATCCGTACAGAGGGAGATCATGACCCTGTGGCTGAGTTCATAG CTCATTGCAAGTCTAACTTCATCATGATGAATTGA